The following coding sequences lie in one Spinacia oleracea cultivar Varoflay chromosome 1, BTI_SOV_V1, whole genome shotgun sequence genomic window:
- the LOC110801940 gene encoding uncharacterized protein, with the protein MASKEPDEKLSNSKTGEETIALEKTRSKSRRVSFAETTAIHLFIRDEDCETPPEVDSPDNSCLPRNESDDFRALLDDDGGGGGSGGGDNNGIAVDPSFLRPFESPSSGSYFGSASSNDEDIYFGPVSADFIRPGRLSDSAASDENHDVTMDSTAFSMHFRSLARSESGGEFKTPTEVRLAFGERTSGQMSNTTSDGDLMVLSTFNKRVSGSLLDDAVNYSGNSDDMSIVEENHRMYDYAKLPPELDALLAESGLHQNGFELSDINNTEKVSHHVSDVKKTSDDAYSAVLVNIDNGNDGVIHDTHGETTPNTSINMDDDLVPVIFSDDQNHQIKTPILMSDVMPVDKDEDARKGAVETSGKFLSPLSSSLSDLNHKQPTAGSVSSLLAERRHIFRVSPSNKSNLIVSEKKLCDKGSKHVLGASSFEKGVSRVLGLEAISFTSASKAEGNALRLKPPESLTSSLPRNYVLKYGNKDILVDHLAAPVACLDKQFSNVAEDDGELKSTGNMGRYNMRTTLGDAHCESYAEAKDAELSSLYASSCSLDNPSKFTGISVSSLAFLNEKQSESFVSTDNHAKDTVLSTGSDCSLLEITFNDMKKNKETGVLNNSAFSPTSAERKVSDSPLYQGSLSKYMNQQPEFSLRLDEDITQEAGDLSSRSENPSSFKREKEAKRFSSNIKRSETVSHEMQNAESTCVQAALMDKASELCNLVTTIANFENGNMFTRAIPVKNMEYVIGSASTSDNLIELPIQVSENHQEEPSCSLLQKNPRLADKAMVGITVTPRDDELTRKHDENDRAVLKSSNISGSDSSSSLKRKLFDIPEDENDEISLFQHKPKLCKDQKHYGGDSKVLNSFDGMTKLLPSLADKLTLYQIRVLNDYLNKMRSFVLLDCEIGSQDAYDSAKSLQIRRSVDTKSLLYKLLYQKAIQQLMRLERDKLLDKVRQLESRAEESKMLISSYQGSFTRGQKDVEVDCLSVVSCSTGLRKTSLVAAEIPSLRKDLEVSESKIKNLKGSFDAYIKVMKEQTCSEASVHVKKILRKRIACKSLQSEFQLCQVDSMKDMDGKLNILFDYGRIMSQRFVVKSISTYGLFISNVLNNAKISKMFIMDARPAFSFVLCGETNLAYSGSRVIAQETQKSSSLLHTLLDVVEEVEIAMIELRNLWDTSFLQPSAGKLDLRLCFTDFNSGGRVTLSIDITCLNRGIYPAQVLPYEVQGKTTRKHKSFQLLLENIKSAVHGVKCGHMRIINLCRCVSRTILANCKS; encoded by the exons ATGGCATCCAAGGAGCCTGATGAGAAGCTCAGCAACTCCAAAACGGGAGAAGAAACGATTGCTTTGGAGAAGACGCGTTCCAAATCGAGGAGAGTCAGTTTCGCCGAAACCACTGCAATTCACTTGTTTATCAGGGATGAAGATTGCGAGACGCCTCCAGAGGTCGACAGTCCCGACAATAGCTGCCTTCCCAGGAATGAGAGTGACGATTTCAGGGCGTtgcttgatgatgatggtggtggtggtggtagtgGTGGAGGTGATAATAACGGTATTGCAGTGGATCCCTCTTTTTTAAGGCCTTTCGAGTCGCCGTCTTCCGGCAGCTACTTTGGCTCCGCTTCCTCCAATGATG AAGATATTTATTTTGGACCTGTATCAGCTGATTTCATTAGACCTGGACGATTATCAGACTCTGCAGCTTCTGATGAAAATCATGATGTTACTATGGACTCGACTGCTTTTTCTATGCACTTCCGTAGTTTAGCAAGATCAGAATCTGGAGGAGAGTTTAAAACACCAACTGAGGTCCGTCTTGCATTTGGCGAGAGAACTTCTGGTCAAATGTCCAACACCACAAGTGATGGGGATTTAATGGTACTGTCTACTTTCAATAAGCGAGTTTCTGGTTCTTTGCTTGATGATGCAGTTAACTATAGTGGCAATTCAGATGACATGAGTATTGTAGAAGAAAACCACCGCATGTATGATTATGCGAAGCTACCCCCTGAATTGGATGCATTATTGGCTGAATCTGGTTTACACCAAAATGGGTTTGAGCTTTCGGATATAAACAATACAGAAAAAGTTTCCCACCACGTTTCTGATGTGAAGAAGACATCCGATGATGCATATTCTGCGGTTCTTGTGAATATAGACAATGGAAATGATGGTGTCATTCACGATACTCATGGAGAAACTACTCCAAATACCTCAATTAACATGGATGATGACTTGGTTCCTGTAATCTTCTCTGATGATCAGAATCATCAGATTAAAACTCCAATTCTCATGTCAGAT GTCATGCCAGTTGACAAGGATGAGGACGCAAGAAAAGGAGCTGTTGAAACTAGTGGCAAATTTCTATCCCCTCTATCAAGTTCACTGTCTGATTTGAATCACAAGCAGCCAACTGCCGGCTCTGTTTCCTCATTGCTTGCTGAACGTAGACATATATTTAGGGTCTCACCAAGTAAtaaatcaaatctgattgtgTCGGAAAAGAAGTTATGTGATAAAGGAAGTAAACATGTCTTGGGTGCATCATCTtttgagaaaggtgtatctAGAGTCCTAGGGCTTGAAGCTATTTCCTTTACTTCTGCTTCAAAAGCTGAGGGTAATGCTTTAAGATTAAAGCCTCCGGAGTCTCTAACCAGTTCTTTACCCCGAAATTATGTTCTGAAATACGGTAACAAAGACATTTTGGTAGATCATTTGGCGGCTCCGGTGGCTTGCTTggataaacaattttcaaatgTTGCTGAGGATGATGGAGAATTAAAGAGTACGGGCAATATGGgtagatataatatgaggaCTACCTTGGGTGATGCACATTGTGAAAGTTACGCAGAAGCTAAAGATGCGGAATTATCGTCTTTGTATGCATCTTCGTGTTCTCTTGATAACCCTTCAAAGTTTACTGGTATTAGTGTTTCTTCCTTGGCATTTTTAAACGAAAAACAATCGGAGTCTTTTGTGTCAACAGACAACCACGCCAAAGACACTGTACTGTCTACTGGAAGTGATTGCTCTTTGCTCGAGATCACGTTCAATGATATGAAAAAAAACAAGGAAACTGGGGTGCTTAATAATTCTGCTTTTTCTCCTACCAGTGCAGAAAGGAAGGTGTCAGACTCTCCACTGTATCAAGGAAGTCTATCCAAATATATGAACCAGCAGCCTGAGTTCAGCTTAAGACTAGACGAAGATATAACGCAGGAGGCAGGTGACTTATCTTCAAGATCTGAAAATCCTAGTTCTTTCAAAAGAGAAAAAGAGGCTAAGAGATTTTCCTCTAATATCAAACGTTCCGAGACTGTTTCTCATGAGATGCAAAATGCTGAATCCACGTGCGTCCAAGCTGCTTTGATGGATAAGGCCTCCGAATTATGCAACCTAGTTACTACAATTGCTAATTTTGAAAATGGAAACATGTTCACAAGGGCAATCCCAGTGAAAAACATGGAATATGTTATTGGGTCTGCTTCAACTTCGGATAATCTAATTGAGTTGCCCATCCAG GTGTCTGAGAATCATCAAGAAGAGCCATCTTGTAGCCTGTTGCAGAAGAATCCGCGTTTGGCAGATAAAGCAATGGTTGGAATCACAGTTACTCCTAGAGACGACGAGCTTACCAGAAAACATGATGAAAATGACCGAGCTGTGCTGAAATCATCTAATATATCTGGCAGTGATAGCTCTTCTAGCTTAAAAAGGAAATTGTTTGATATACCCGAGGATGAAAATGATGAAATCTCATTGTTCCAGCATAAACCAAAATTGTGTAAAGATCAGAAGCACTATGGGGGAGATAGCAAG GTTTTGAACAGCTTCGATGGAATGACCAAACTGTTGCCTTCATTGGCTGATAAGTTGACTTTATATCAG ATCAGGGTGCTGAATGATTATCTGAACAAGATGAGAAGTTTTGTACTGCTAGATTGTGAGATTGGCTCTCAG GATGCATATGACTCTGCAAAGTCTCTTCAAATAAGAAG ATCGGTGGACACTAAGTCGCTTCTTTATAAACTATTGTATCAAAAAGCAATACAACAGCTAATGCGTCTAGAGCGCGATAAGTTACTG GACAAAGTCCGTCAATTGGAATCCAGAGCTGAAGAATCAAAAATGCTGATATCAAGTTATCAAGGTTCTTTTACACGTGGGCAAAAGGATGTTGAAGTAGATTGCCTTTCAGTGGTATCTTGTTCAACTGGTCTTAGGAAAACGAGTTTG GTTGCTGCTGAAATTCCGTCACTGAGGAAGGACCTAGAGGTGTcagaaagtaaaataaaaaacttaAAAGGATCCTTTGATGCTTATATCAAGGTTATGAAAGAACAAACCTGCAGTGAAGCATCAGTGCATGTCAAAAAAATTCTCAGGAAGAGGATTGCATGTAAATCACTGCAATCAGAATTTCAG TTATGTCAAGTTGATAGCATGAAGGATATGGATGGAAAACTGAATATTCTTTTCGATTATGGGCGCATAATGTCTCAGAG ATTCGTTGTGAAGTCGATCTCTACCTACGGTTTATTTATATCAAATGTATTGAACAATGCGAAAATCTCTAAG ATGTTTATCATGGATGCCCGCCCTGctttttcatttgttttatGTGGTGAAACGAACCTTGCTTACTCCGGAAGTCGGGTAATTGCACAAGAAACTCAG AAAAGCTCTTCACTTTTGCATACTCTGCTTGATGTTGTTGAAGAAGTTGAAATAGCCATGATTGAGCTTAGGAATCTTTGGGACACTAGTTTTTTGCAGCCATCAG